Proteins found in one Acidobacteriota bacterium genomic segment:
- a CDS encoding prepilin-type N-terminal cleavage/methylation domain-containing protein, translating into MMRAFRRQHSIRGFSLVEILIVVLLITLIAGFGFLSIGLYRKSTLADVAASNLSQAIRRTRENAITQRVTFRMRLIKGSPSDPAGDQYIIERFPANPAIPAETVSLPEGWKFGKLPGNTAPDPRALAEIPFVSNQCDIIFKGDGYMGLGNGIGDTEVTRNWGIPPLNGTVFIYDNNEPDQKAREYKPRAITVLGATGRTSVWRLYKDEWIVPGKV; encoded by the coding sequence ATGATGCGAGCTTTCAGACGGCAGCATTCGATTCGTGGATTTTCACTGGTTGAAATCTTAATTGTGGTATTGCTTATTACTCTCATTGCAGGGTTTGGTTTTCTCAGCATCGGTCTATACCGCAAGTCAACTTTAGCCGACGTTGCGGCCTCGAATCTGTCCCAGGCGATCCGCCGAACCCGAGAAAATGCCATTACCCAGCGCGTGACCTTTCGGATGCGTTTGATCAAAGGGTCGCCCTCTGATCCAGCCGGTGATCAATACATTATTGAGCGGTTTCCCGCCAATCCAGCTATTCCTGCTGAGACTGTTTCACTCCCTGAAGGATGGAAATTTGGAAAACTCCCTGGCAATACCGCGCCTGACCCGCGGGCCCTGGCCGAGATCCCCTTTGTCAGTAACCAATGCGACATTATTTTCAAAGGCGATGGCTACATGGGACTGGGAAATGGGATCGGCGATACCGAAGTCACCCGGAACTGGGGAATTCCACCGTTGAATGGTACGGTTTTTATTTATGACAATAACGAGCCAGATCAAAAAGCCCGTGAATATAAGCCCCGTGCCATCACCGTTTTAGGCGCCACCGGGCGAACATCGGTCTGGCGACTTTACAAAGACGAATGGATTGTTCCTGGAAAAGTCTAA
- a CDS encoding prepilin-type N-terminal cleavage/methylation domain-containing protein codes for MNHSLRHPQPVVSRRRRHGFSLLELLIVLALFSVVMGAVFITLDYAKKTSFTNNQLVDTQQNVRASAKIMADDVITLGQDFMGQISLDSVYVRRGFLTANGFPDADVNINPAYDELFAAQWANNVNSTTAVLGVDTNGDPVTNIRVAPGAGPAILGDGAAGYVPAYGNGTDQLLFVQADSITLRFDDDFGLLQPDADTEIELGEAKYFAQANFAGSDLTLLPLAGSVPASNFDNTTTAALIDQADRLLARRLVPMVDVIVVRNTTGGAQFMGLVTAVDQNTGAITLSFDDDPIRLTPDWTYPLTQASGGRAGTHPRLCGQGDVVSIRRGRLLRYFIGSYINTPAGVPADYCALYRRDGARIDPVAFSVENMHCTLLLVDEERLNAGAGQFYTVPGPVLADLNAVPPQPPAGGRTRRWSRTVIRSLRVHLFARSDELDPTLNRDDPGPLGAKKGDYLRINQEFTIALRNSAYNR; via the coding sequence ATGAATCACAGTCTTCGCCATCCCCAACCAGTCGTGTCGCGCCGCCGCCGTCATGGGTTTTCCCTGCTTGAACTCCTGATCGTCCTTGCCCTTTTCTCAGTGGTGATGGGGGCTGTCTTTATTACCCTGGACTATGCCAAAAAGACATCGTTCACCAATAATCAGTTGGTGGACACCCAACAAAATGTCCGGGCTTCAGCCAAAATCATGGCGGACGATGTGATTACCCTCGGCCAGGATTTTATGGGGCAGATTTCTCTTGATTCGGTATATGTGAGACGTGGCTTTTTGACGGCGAATGGGTTCCCGGATGCGGATGTGAACATTAACCCGGCGTATGATGAATTATTTGCTGCTCAATGGGCCAATAACGTCAATTCAACCACTGCCGTGCTCGGGGTTGATACCAACGGCGATCCTGTGACGAACATCCGGGTTGCACCAGGAGCTGGTCCAGCCATCCTTGGAGACGGAGCCGCTGGTTATGTTCCTGCCTATGGTAACGGTACTGATCAGCTTTTGTTTGTCCAGGCTGACTCGATCACTTTGCGATTTGACGATGACTTTGGCCTGCTTCAACCTGACGCTGATACTGAAATTGAACTCGGCGAGGCGAAATATTTTGCCCAGGCAAATTTTGCCGGGAGTGATTTGACGTTGTTGCCGCTTGCCGGTTCTGTTCCCGCCTCAAACTTTGACAATACCACCACTGCCGCCCTGATAGATCAAGCCGACCGGCTTCTGGCCCGGCGGTTGGTTCCAATGGTTGACGTGATTGTCGTGCGCAACACCACTGGCGGCGCCCAATTTATGGGGCTGGTCACCGCCGTTGATCAAAACACTGGCGCCATCACCCTGTCATTTGATGATGACCCGATCCGACTCACTCCAGATTGGACCTATCCGCTGACCCAGGCATCAGGTGGGCGGGCCGGTACACATCCCCGGCTGTGCGGACAAGGCGATGTGGTGAGCATCCGCCGAGGCCGATTGTTGCGCTATTTCATCGGTTCGTATATCAACACCCCAGCCGGGGTACCGGCTGACTATTGTGCCTTGTATCGCCGTGATGGTGCCCGGATTGATCCGGTTGCGTTTAGTGTCGAAAATATGCACTGCACCTTGTTGCTGGTTGATGAAGAACGACTGAATGCTGGCGCCGGGCAATTCTATACCGTGCCAGGACCTGTTTTGGCTGACCTGAATGCTGTCCCGCCACAACCTCCAGCCGGGGGACGAACCCGCCGATGGAGTCGGACCGTGATTCGATCCCTTCGGGTTCACCTTTTTGCCCGGTCTGATGAACTGGATCCAACGCTTAATCGCGACGATCCCGGGCCGCTTGGCGCCAAGAAGGGTGATTACCTGCGAATCAATCAAGAATTTACCATCGCCCTTCGAAACTCGGCTTATAACCGATAG